A stretch of DNA from Anaerobacillus sp. CMMVII:
TTTCTTCACTTTAGTATTAACAGATACCTTATTAATCATATCAATGCATATGGGTTTTGGGTCTTTCATCTGGGCTAGCTAGTATTTTCTCTACATCAACATCATCCCCAATAACTAGTTGATGTTTTTCCATTCGATGCATACCGTTTGCTGTTACATGATAAAAAACGTAGTATACACCTTCTTCAGTAGCACTCCATGATACCTCATAAATCCCGTCACCTTTAGCAACCCCATCAAGGGAGCGATAAGTTTCGGGATGTCCATGTTGCCAAATTTCAAAAACGACCTCTTCAGCATCTGAAACTGTTTTTTCATTTTGAGTAACGATTACTTGAGTCACAATCTCTTTGTTTACTTCCAATTCTGTAAGTGGTATTAGCTCTACCTCAATCGGATCTAAAAAGTTCATTTCACTTTGATGGTCATTATGACCACAAGCGATAAGAAAGAAGAGCAAAAATATACTAAAAACCAAGGTCTTTTTCATAATAATAACTCCTAACGGACAGTAGACTTTAAGTCTTTTATAATAGCTTTTGCATCAAATTCAGTATTGCCATTATAGATACGTATTACCTTACCATCTCCGTTTACTAAAAAGAAATTTACACTATGCATAATGTCATTTGAATCAGGTATTTCTTGAATAAGTGATTTAAAAGAGTCCTTAGAAAACTGGGTAATCTCTTCTAAAGTATAACCTGTTAGAAAATTGTAATTAGTAAAATCTGCCTCATAGGCTTCACCATATTTTTTCAATCCTTGAGGATCATCAAAATCTGGGTCCACTGTAAAAGAAACAAATTGAACATCAATCCCTTCCTCTTTAGCTTCTTCTTGGAGAGTAATCATATTCGGGGTCATCGTTTGGCAAACCGTTGGACAACTAGCAAAAATCATATTTGCAATCCAATACTGCCCCTGTAAATCGGAAGATCCGAAAGGCCTTCCATCCTGATTAGTATATTGAAAATCAGTGACATTCCAATCAGCTTCTGTTAGATCTACAATACCTTTTTGATTCTTTGTTTCCGGAGAACCGTATAAAAATCCACAGCTCGATAAAATCACAAGAACACTTAGGAACAATAAACTTTTAACTATTTTCATTGCTATCACCAACTTATTTAATTTCTGGGTTCATCATCTCAAAATTTGGGATAATGACCTTTTTTCGATCTCTTTTCATCCATTGCTTGAATGTATAACCGATTGCGATTCCATAAACTAGTTCTTGAGTGACCTTCATAATCGCCCCACCAAATTGTTGGTCATGATGTGGAGTTAGCCAGGTTAGTGAATTTTGTCCAGAAAATAATTCAAATGGAACGTCCGCACCTGGTGGTAAACAGTAACTCATCGCAATTGCCCATGTACCTACATCTGTATATGTTGCATAAAGAGGGCCGCCCGCAAAAATAACCAACACACAGGCTGGCGTAAATAATACGCCACTTGCAAACATATAGCCGATTTTCTTTAATTCTGTTAGCTGTCCTTCTTGTTTCGGAAAAACTGGCGTGATATGCCACCACATTAAGAAAGCTGCTAACAACATCCCAAGTTGATAAATATTATGGGCACCATTATTTGTCATCAATCGGTCAAACGTGAATGGTAAATGATAAAAAGAAAACATTGCATTAAATAGAATTAATCCCATTAACGGTTTGCCAAGGATTTTAAATGGCACTCTTAACAGAGCAAATCTGCCAAGAAACGTGAAAAACCAATGAGGAATTCCAAGTAAAAGTAATGGTGGGGCAATTAAATAAACAATTGCCATTGAGAACATATGCATACTCAGCATTAAGTGACCGAGAACATAAAGAGGCCCACCGAAGCCAAAATATACAGCAATTAAACCAAAATGAAAAT
This window harbors:
- a CDS encoding FixH family protein, translated to MKKTLVFSIFLLFFLIACGHNDHQSEMNFLDPIEVELIPLTELEVNKEIVTQVIVTQNEKTVSDAEEVVFEIWQHGHPETYRSLDGVAKGDGIYEVSWSATEEGVYYVFYHVTANGMHRMEKHQLVIGDDVDVEKILASPDERPKTHMH
- a CDS encoding SCO family protein, which encodes MKIVKSLLFLSVLVILSSCGFLYGSPETKNQKGIVDLTEADWNVTDFQYTNQDGRPFGSSDLQGQYWIANMIFASCPTVCQTMTPNMITLQEEAKEEGIDVQFVSFTVDPDFDDPQGLKKYGEAYEADFTNYNFLTGYTLEEITQFSKDSFKSLIQEIPDSNDIMHSVNFFLVNGDGKVIRIYNGNTEFDAKAIIKDLKSTVR
- the ctaG gene encoding cytochrome c oxidase assembly factor CtaG; this translates as MIEQFFTSFTFRTIWTPELIFILLLISGLYFLLTGPLRYKFQHSEEVATKKKVYFHFGLIAVYFGFGGPLYVLGHLMLSMHMFSMAIVYLIAPPLLLLGIPHWFFTFLGRFALLRVPFKILGKPLMGLILFNAMFSFYHLPFTFDRLMTNNGAHNIYQLGMLLAAFLMWWHITPVFPKQEGQLTELKKIGYMFASGVLFTPACVLVIFAGGPLYATYTDVGTWAIAMSYCLPPGADVPFELFSGQNSLTWLTPHHDQQFGGAIMKVTQELVYGIAIGYTFKQWMKRDRKKVIIPNFEMMNPEIK